A region from the Nocardioides exalbidus genome encodes:
- a CDS encoding DivIVA domain-containing protein: MTLDRPRFSTTSLREGYDMQEVDQAIDLIFENLELAEPRFGAERITDLRFTPVRLRQGYDIGEVDTWLDLAAAETARRASGGAPPEQAPPVPGPAPEAQPHPQAAPQPVSAPQPQAAPARSSYEPTRSSAITEVSSGGPALYLILVAILVVVGVIAYALFA; the protein is encoded by the coding sequence ATGACGCTCGACCGCCCGCGCTTCTCGACCACCTCGCTGCGCGAGGGCTACGACATGCAGGAGGTCGACCAGGCCATCGACCTGATCTTCGAGAACCTCGAGCTCGCCGAGCCGCGCTTCGGCGCCGAGCGGATCACTGACCTGCGCTTCACCCCGGTGCGGCTGCGCCAGGGGTACGACATCGGCGAGGTCGACACCTGGCTGGACCTCGCCGCCGCGGAGACCGCCCGACGCGCGTCAGGAGGCGCGCCGCCCGAGCAGGCGCCTCCGGTCCCCGGACCCGCGCCCGAGGCGCAGCCGCATCCGCAGGCCGCCCCGCAGCCGGTGTCGGCGCCGCAGCCGCAGGCGGCGCCCGCGCGGTCGTCGTACGAGCCGACGAGGTCGTCCGCGATCACCGAGGTGAGCTCGGGCGGACCCGCCCTCTACCTGATCCTCGTCGCGATCCTCGTCGTCGTCGGCGTGATCGCCTACGCGCTCTTCGCCTGA
- a CDS encoding ATP-dependent DNA helicase, which yields MPEPDTSSSRVATVLAQAVSALGGQQRDGQVQMATEVAEAMEDGRHLLVQAGTGTGKSLGYLVPAMLHDKRVVVATATLALQHQLVERDLPRLVEAVKDVPGLDTSYAVLKGRSNYACLHRIRAGVPDDQGTLVDVPMGSMAEKVLELRAWAEEESEQKGSGERDNAPRHTDREWRQVSVSHRECLGAAKCPFGAECFAELAREKAQRSHLIVTNHSLLAIDAIEEVPMIPDYDTVVIDEAHELTARVTQAATDELAAADIERAARRSSRWTADADGDPAGDLEDAAQQLAEAFEATPPGRIDQVSQQLSDALVLVRDAARACLSAYPRESGGGGGEGDAGRTQARGMVQEVFVNAERMAAGSQADVLWLGEARDRFPARLHVAPLQVWGPMRDKLLTDKTVVFTSATLMLGGEFGAVATSLGLKPTERIGHQVATTDADDALPWKGIDVGSPFDYGQQSILYVARHLPQPGRDGLGQAQLDEICELVDSLDGRTLGLFSSRRAAETAAEAVRARLPHLTTLAQGDAQLPELAKQFVEDPHTCLFGTLSLWQGLDVPGDTCQLVIIDRIPFPRPDDPLMSARQKAADQAGGNGFMQVAATHAALLMAQGAGRLIRTTTDRGIVAVLDPRLETARYGRFLKASLPPMWSTTDPALVRQALSRLGQAKSA from the coding sequence GTGCCTGAGCCCGACACCTCCTCCAGCCGAGTCGCGACCGTGCTGGCCCAGGCCGTCTCGGCGCTCGGCGGGCAGCAGCGCGACGGCCAGGTCCAGATGGCGACCGAGGTCGCGGAGGCGATGGAGGACGGCCGCCACCTGCTCGTCCAGGCCGGGACCGGCACCGGCAAGTCGCTGGGCTACCTCGTCCCGGCGATGCTGCACGACAAGCGCGTCGTGGTCGCCACCGCGACCCTGGCCCTCCAGCACCAGCTCGTCGAGCGCGACCTACCCCGGCTGGTCGAGGCGGTCAAGGACGTGCCCGGCCTCGACACGTCCTACGCCGTCCTCAAGGGCCGCTCCAACTACGCCTGCCTCCACCGGATCCGCGCCGGGGTCCCCGACGACCAGGGCACGTTGGTCGACGTCCCCATGGGCTCGATGGCCGAGAAGGTCCTCGAGCTGCGGGCGTGGGCCGAGGAGGAGTCCGAGCAGAAGGGCAGCGGTGAGCGCGACAACGCCCCGCGCCACACCGACCGCGAGTGGCGCCAGGTCTCGGTCAGCCACCGCGAGTGCCTCGGTGCCGCGAAGTGCCCCTTCGGCGCGGAGTGCTTCGCCGAGCTCGCGCGTGAGAAGGCGCAGCGCAGCCACCTGATCGTCACCAACCACTCGCTCCTCGCGATCGACGCGATCGAGGAGGTGCCGATGATCCCCGACTACGACACCGTCGTCATCGACGAGGCGCACGAGCTGACCGCCCGCGTCACCCAGGCCGCGACCGACGAGCTCGCGGCCGCCGACATCGAGCGCGCCGCCCGGCGCTCGAGCCGCTGGACCGCCGACGCGGACGGCGATCCGGCGGGCGACCTCGAGGACGCCGCCCAGCAGCTGGCCGAGGCGTTCGAGGCGACGCCGCCCGGGCGGATCGACCAGGTCTCGCAGCAGCTGTCCGACGCCCTGGTGCTCGTCCGTGACGCCGCGCGCGCCTGCCTGTCGGCGTACCCCCGCGAGTCCGGTGGCGGTGGCGGCGAGGGCGATGCCGGGCGCACCCAGGCCAGGGGCATGGTGCAGGAGGTGTTCGTCAACGCCGAGCGGATGGCCGCCGGCTCGCAGGCCGACGTGCTGTGGCTCGGCGAGGCGCGCGACCGGTTCCCGGCGCGGCTGCACGTCGCGCCGCTCCAGGTCTGGGGCCCGATGCGCGACAAGCTGCTCACCGACAAGACGGTCGTCTTCACCAGCGCCACGTTGATGCTCGGCGGCGAGTTCGGCGCGGTCGCCACCTCGCTCGGGCTCAAGCCCACTGAGCGGATCGGCCACCAGGTCGCGACCACCGACGCCGACGACGCGCTGCCCTGGAAGGGCATCGACGTCGGCTCGCCCTTCGACTACGGCCAGCAGTCGATCCTCTACGTCGCCCGCCACCTGCCGCAGCCCGGCCGCGACGGCCTCGGACAGGCGCAGCTCGACGAGATCTGCGAGCTCGTCGACTCCCTCGACGGTCGCACGCTCGGGCTGTTCTCGTCCCGACGCGCCGCGGAGACCGCGGCCGAGGCGGTGCGTGCCCGGCTGCCCCACCTGACCACGCTCGCGCAGGGCGACGCGCAGCTTCCCGAGCTCGCCAAGCAGTTCGTCGAGGATCCCCACACCTGCCTGTTCGGCACGCTGTCGCTGTGGCAGGGCCTCGACGTCCCGGGCGACACCTGCCAGCTCGTGATCATCGACCGGATCCCCTTCCCGCGCCCTGACGACCCGCTGATGTCCGCGCGGCAGAAGGCGGCCGACCAGGCCGGTGGCAACGGCTTCATGCAGGTCGCCGCGACCCACGCCGCGCTGCTGATGGCGCAGGGCGCCGGACGCCTGATCCGCACCACCACCGACCGCGGCATCGTCGCCGTCCTCGACCCGCGCCTCGAGACGGCGCGCTACGGACGGTTCCTCAAGGCCTCCCTGCCGCCGATGTGGTCGACGACCGACCCGGCGCTGGTGCGCCAGGCGCTGTCGAGGCTGGGTCAGGCGAAGAGCGCGTAG
- the secD gene encoding protein translocase subunit SecD, with translation MSRGVWIRFFLVLGLLVGCAALAINVKPNLGLDLKGGAQFVFQAEGTDATPATAENVDKTLQVLRGRVDALGVAESTVIRQGENRILVELPGVTNDAEAQRAEERIGSTAKLTIHEVLATAQADAKPSKKGDQVLVSDQGDTIEIGPTVIQGDEITGASAQQPQNSVDWVVGIDFNGKGGDTWADITGKAACNPSGDPKRRIAIVLDGEVISSPEVNTDVGCDVGIRGGSTQITGSYTATQAGDLAALIEGGSLPLELSPISDRLVGPSLGAAAIDQSIEAGIIGIVLTGLFIIIVYRLVGFGATLALASYALLAYAMLVGLGSTLTLPGLAGFVLAIGMAIDANVLVFERAREEYAAYPSAGFRRALAVGFNKAWSAIIDSNVTTLLAAGLLFFLGSGPIKGFGVTLTIGVIASMISALIVARVLCDLLVSNRPVSRRPRLTGLSDVGAVRKWLEKKNPQIMPRRKIWLGISAAALVVAVTGIVTQGLNLGVEFTGGRQLDYSVTKDTSVDQARQAVADAGFPEAVVQTAESGFTVRTGEISNDEEQKIEAELAKVGGDVTKVDDQTIGSSLGKELRNNALIAFGVAFLAQLLYLAIRYKWTFGFSAVVAMAHDVILVVGLFAWLHKPIDGIFLAAVMTIVGLSVNDSVVVFDRIRERWYGSKPDADFMEMANTAAVETMPRTVNTGLGAMFILAALAVIGGDSLQDFAIALLVGLVIGTLSSVFVATPMLTYLHQRFPMSRVKREKVVRAPEDSGAVV, from the coding sequence ATGTCACGTGGTGTCTGGATCCGCTTCTTCCTCGTGCTCGGCCTCCTGGTCGGGTGCGCGGCACTCGCGATCAACGTCAAGCCCAACCTCGGTCTCGACCTCAAGGGCGGCGCGCAGTTCGTCTTCCAGGCCGAGGGCACCGACGCCACGCCAGCCACGGCCGAGAACGTCGACAAGACCCTGCAGGTCCTCCGCGGGCGTGTGGACGCGCTGGGTGTCGCGGAGTCGACCGTCATCCGGCAGGGCGAGAACCGCATCCTCGTCGAGCTGCCGGGCGTCACCAACGACGCCGAGGCGCAGCGGGCCGAGGAGCGCATCGGCTCGACCGCCAAGCTGACCATCCACGAGGTGCTCGCCACCGCACAGGCCGACGCGAAGCCCAGCAAGAAGGGCGACCAGGTCCTGGTGTCCGACCAGGGCGACACGATCGAGATCGGCCCGACGGTCATCCAGGGTGACGAGATCACCGGCGCGAGCGCGCAGCAGCCGCAGAACAGCGTCGACTGGGTCGTCGGCATCGACTTCAACGGCAAGGGTGGCGACACCTGGGCCGACATCACCGGCAAGGCCGCCTGCAACCCGTCCGGCGACCCCAAGCGCCGCATCGCGATCGTCCTCGACGGTGAGGTGATCTCCTCGCCCGAGGTCAACACCGACGTCGGCTGCGACGTCGGCATCCGCGGCGGCAGCACCCAGATCACCGGCAGCTACACCGCCACCCAGGCCGGCGACCTCGCCGCGCTCATCGAGGGTGGTTCGCTGCCGCTCGAGCTGTCGCCGATCTCCGACCGCCTCGTCGGTCCCTCGCTCGGCGCCGCGGCGATCGACCAGTCCATCGAGGCCGGCATCATCGGCATCGTCCTGACCGGCCTGTTCATCATCATCGTCTACCGCCTCGTCGGCTTCGGCGCGACGCTCGCGCTGGCGTCGTACGCCCTCCTCGCCTACGCCATGCTCGTCGGCCTCGGATCGACGCTGACGCTGCCGGGCCTCGCCGGCTTCGTGCTCGCCATCGGCATGGCGATCGATGCCAACGTCCTCGTCTTCGAGAGAGCCAGGGAGGAGTACGCCGCCTACCCATCGGCAGGGTTCCGGCGCGCCCTCGCCGTCGGCTTCAACAAGGCGTGGAGCGCGATCATCGACTCCAACGTCACCACCCTGCTGGCCGCCGGCCTGCTGTTCTTCCTGGGCTCCGGGCCGATCAAGGGCTTCGGTGTCACGCTGACCATCGGTGTCATCGCGTCGATGATCTCCGCGCTCATCGTCGCCCGCGTGCTGTGCGACCTCCTGGTCTCCAACCGGCCGGTCTCGCGTCGTCCGCGCCTCACCGGCCTCAGCGACGTCGGTGCGGTGCGCAAGTGGCTCGAGAAGAAGAACCCGCAGATCATGCCGCGCCGCAAGATCTGGCTCGGCATCTCCGCCGCCGCGCTCGTCGTGGCCGTCACCGGCATCGTCACCCAGGGCCTCAACCTCGGCGTCGAGTTCACCGGTGGGCGCCAGCTCGACTACTCGGTGACCAAGGACACCTCCGTCGACCAGGCGCGCCAGGCAGTCGCCGACGCCGGCTTCCCGGAGGCCGTCGTGCAGACGGCCGAGAGCGGCTTCACCGTCCGCACCGGTGAGATCAGCAACGACGAGGAGCAGAAGATCGAGGCCGAGCTGGCCAAGGTCGGCGGCGACGTCACCAAGGTCGACGACCAGACCATCGGGTCGTCGCTGGGCAAGGAGCTGCGCAACAACGCGCTCATCGCGTTCGGCGTGGCCTTCCTGGCGCAGCTGCTCTACCTCGCGATCCGCTACAAGTGGACCTTCGGCTTCTCCGCCGTCGTCGCGATGGCGCACGACGTGATCCTCGTGGTCGGTCTCTTCGCCTGGCTCCACAAGCCGATCGACGGCATCTTCCTGGCTGCCGTGATGACGATCGTCGGACTCTCGGTCAACGACTCCGTCGTCGTCTTCGACCGCATCCGCGAGCGCTGGTACGGCTCCAAGCCCGACGCCGACTTCATGGAGATGGCCAACACCGCCGCCGTCGAGACGATGCCCCGCACGGTCAACACCGGCCTCGGCGCGATGTTCATCCTGGCCGCGCTCGCCGTCATCGGCGGCGACTCCCTCCAGGACTTCGCGATCGCCCTCCTCGTCGGACTCGTCATCGGCACGCTGTCCTCGGTCTTCGTGGCCACCCCGATGCTGACCTACCTCCACCAGCGCTTCCCGATGAGCCGGGTCAAGCGCGAGAAGGTCGTCCGCGCCCCCGAGGACTCCGGCGCCGTCGTCTGA